In Bacillus sp. SB49, a single window of DNA contains:
- a CDS encoding transglycosylase domain-containing protein yields the protein MSDNPKKGRNRKSFRTLWEEGAIQKKTRITYDVVWNVILFFIIIGVVGLFFAGGVGAGYFASLVKDEPLRSKADMTDTIYNYAETSTMLFNDESEIGDVSSDLYREEVSLDQVSDHLKNAIIATEDENFNLHKGVVPKSVMRAIVQEVTNSSVKTGGSTLTQQLVKNQILTNEVSFERKAKEMVLALRLEKFMNKDDILEAYLNIVPFGRNANGQNIAGIQTAAQGIFGINADELSLAQSAYIAGMPQSPFAYTPFYNDGSIKEEELLQPGINRMHEVLERMLDGGYITKEEYDKAMAFEISGETLTEPKTTANSAYPAINQEIQKRAKEKIKDYLLKQNGHTEKDLKEDEALAQEYEELAERELSSGGYKIHTTIDKEVYESMQKVRDAYTKSNWPWGKKTVYNEKGEPYKIDSPLQLGSIIIENSTGKIYGFIGGYDFDENPYNHATQARRSNGSTMKPLLVYGPSFDTGAAQPGSVIADVPYTYRDQPGKEVRNFSRGHKGFVSARYALAQSYNVPAVKQYNEIRNINPVKNYLDKMGMKEHLAEGDYSNESMALGGLTHGITVEDNVNAYATFGNMGKFVDAYMIEKIEKKDGDVIYQHKKQETDVFSPQAAYLTIDVMRDVLDYGTGSRVKGLIQNRGVDWAGKTGTSQATKDSWFVATNPNVTVGMWTGFAEGNMQGMNYNQRTQGLWADVVNAASEVDPELMIPKDNFQSPGGLVTRSYCATSGLLASDLCSSVGLAASDLYDADYAPTKTDDSLVSGNFVRVKGNLVQAGPNTPKEFILDGGGVTLSPEFLKENGYTSPAVLRALIPNNAKWTKVGLPSSDAIGSTKSSIDNDGKAPSAPRSVSVSGSTLNWQASGSSDVVGYRVYTAASPGGSFSLIGSTASTSYKFSGDGVYAVKAVDYFGQESSLSSPVTVGNPGAEPEPEPKQETEESEPQNEEPAEQEENDSSEESPAEADSENTEEAASDEETQEETEDAPPEENQEEETPEE from the coding sequence ATGTCTGATAACCCAAAGAAAGGTCGAAATAGAAAGAGTTTCCGTACCCTGTGGGAAGAAGGAGCCATCCAGAAGAAGACCAGGATCACTTATGATGTCGTTTGGAACGTCATCCTGTTCTTCATCATCATCGGTGTCGTCGGCTTATTCTTCGCAGGAGGCGTCGGTGCCGGCTATTTCGCTTCTCTCGTCAAAGACGAGCCGTTGAGAAGCAAGGCCGACATGACGGATACGATTTATAACTATGCCGAAACCTCGACGATGTTATTTAACGATGAGTCGGAAATCGGTGATGTCAGCTCCGATTTGTATAGAGAAGAAGTCTCCCTCGATCAAGTCAGCGATCATTTGAAGAACGCGATCATTGCAACAGAGGACGAAAACTTCAACCTACATAAAGGAGTTGTCCCAAAATCTGTCATGCGCGCGATCGTCCAGGAAGTGACTAATTCCTCTGTCAAAACCGGTGGAAGTACATTGACCCAGCAGCTTGTGAAAAACCAGATCCTGACGAACGAAGTTTCCTTCGAGCGGAAAGCAAAGGAAATGGTACTCGCTCTGCGCCTGGAGAAATTTATGAATAAGGACGACATCCTGGAGGCCTATCTGAACATTGTCCCGTTCGGAAGAAATGCAAACGGGCAGAACATCGCGGGCATCCAGACAGCTGCTCAAGGTATATTCGGCATTAACGCGGATGAACTGTCGCTCGCCCAGTCCGCTTATATTGCCGGGATGCCGCAATCCCCTTTCGCGTATACACCGTTTTATAATGATGGATCGATTAAAGAAGAAGAGCTGCTTCAACCCGGCATCAACCGGATGCATGAAGTGCTCGAGCGGATGCTTGACGGTGGATATATCACCAAAGAGGAATACGACAAGGCGATGGCTTTCGAAATAAGTGGGGAGACATTGACCGAACCTAAGACAACAGCCAACAGCGCCTATCCTGCCATCAACCAGGAAATTCAGAAGCGGGCAAAAGAGAAAATTAAAGATTATCTGTTGAAACAGAACGGCCATACAGAGAAAGATTTGAAGGAAGACGAAGCACTTGCCCAGGAATATGAAGAGCTTGCGGAACGCGAGCTGAGCTCGGGCGGGTACAAGATTCATACGACGATTGACAAAGAAGTCTATGAATCTATGCAAAAAGTACGGGATGCATACACAAAATCCAATTGGCCTTGGGGAAAAAAGACGGTCTATAACGAAAAAGGAGAGCCGTACAAGATAGACAGCCCTTTACAGCTCGGAAGCATCATCATCGAAAATTCAACCGGGAAGATTTACGGCTTCATCGGCGGCTATGATTTCGATGAGAACCCTTATAATCACGCCACCCAGGCACGGAGATCGAACGGTAGTACGATGAAACCTCTTCTTGTTTATGGTCCAAGTTTCGACACGGGAGCCGCCCAGCCCGGCTCCGTCATTGCCGATGTACCATACACCTATAGAGATCAGCCGGGTAAAGAGGTACGGAACTTCTCCCGTGGGCATAAAGGCTTTGTTTCAGCAAGGTATGCACTTGCCCAGTCTTATAACGTACCAGCTGTCAAGCAATACAACGAAATAAGAAATATAAACCCGGTGAAGAATTACTTAGATAAAATGGGTATGAAAGAGCACTTGGCTGAAGGAGACTACAGCAACGAGTCCATGGCCCTTGGTGGACTTACACATGGCATCACCGTCGAAGACAACGTCAACGCCTATGCCACGTTCGGAAACATGGGTAAATTCGTAGATGCCTATATGATCGAAAAAATAGAGAAAAAAGACGGCGACGTCATTTATCAGCATAAGAAGCAGGAAACCGACGTCTTCAGCCCGCAGGCCGCTTACCTGACGATCGACGTCATGCGCGATGTCCTCGACTACGGTACCGGATCACGCGTCAAAGGATTGATACAGAACCGTGGCGTTGACTGGGCCGGTAAAACGGGTACTTCCCAGGCGACAAAAGACTCGTGGTTTGTCGCGACCAATCCGAACGTAACCGTGGGCATGTGGACAGGATTTGCTGAAGGCAACATGCAGGGGATGAATTACAACCAGCGGACGCAAGGATTATGGGCCGACGTCGTCAACGCCGCTTCGGAAGTCGATCCGGAGCTGATGATTCCGAAAGATAACTTCCAAAGCCCGGGCGGACTTGTAACGAGATCCTATTGCGCAACATCTGGCCTTCTCGCCTCTGATCTTTGTTCTTCCGTCGGACTCGCTGCCTCTGATCTTTATGATGCAGACTACGCACCGACGAAAACAGACGACAGCCTCGTGAGCGGGAATTTCGTCCGCGTGAAAGGCAATTTGGTTCAAGCTGGACCGAATACTCCAAAAGAGTTCATTCTTGACGGCGGCGGAGTCACACTCAGCCCGGAATTTTTGAAGGAGAATGGATACACAAGCCCTGCCGTATTACGGGCATTGATTCCGAATAACGCTAAATGGACCAAAGTCGGGCTTCCGTCTTCCGATGCCATCGGTTCGACGAAATCCTCGATTGATAACGACGGGAAGGCGCCAAGTGCGCCCAGGTCCGTTTCCGTAAGTGGATCAACCCTGAACTGGCAGGCTTCCGGAAGCAGCGATGTCGTGGGGTACCGTGTTTACACCGCTGCCTCCCCCGGCGGATCCTTTTCTCTCATCGGAAGCACAGCTTCCACCTCCTATAAATTTTCCGGAGACGGCGTCTACGCCGTGAAGGCAGTGGATTATTTCGGACAAGAGTCCTCCCTATCTTCTCCGGTAACCGTTGGAAACCCCGGCGCGGAACCAGAGCCGGAGCCGAAGCAGGAAACCGAAGAGAGTGAACCGCAGAACGAAGAACCTGCTGAGCAGGAAGAGAATGATTCATCCGAAGAATCACCGGCTGAAGCAGATTCGGAGAACACGGAAGAAGCTGCTTCGGACGAAGAAACACAAGAAGAAACAGAAGATGCTCCTCCAGAAGAGAATCAGGAGGAAGAGACACCGGAAGAATAA
- a CDS encoding GNAT family N-acetyltransferase: MNHEKTYYRETIDTEEGPVIVEGPLSSLDLSSYTFHEQLTAFRPAQKQFEAVKEIADFDEGRIIIARHNDIIVGYVTYLHPDPLERWSEGGMEDLIELGAIEVIPSFRGYRVGSRLLKVSMMDSYMENYIIISTEYYWHWDLKGTGLNIWDYRKVMEKMMAAGGLTPAPTDDPEIISHPANCLMVKVGRNVPEASIEAFDRLRFLARHQYRQMRR; encoded by the coding sequence ATGAACCATGAAAAAACCTATTATCGTGAAACGATCGATACGGAGGAAGGTCCCGTGATCGTGGAAGGCCCCCTTTCTTCTCTGGACTTGTCGTCCTATACCTTCCACGAACAGCTGACCGCTTTCCGCCCCGCTCAGAAGCAGTTTGAAGCAGTCAAAGAAATCGCAGATTTTGACGAAGGCCGAATCATCATTGCCAGACACAACGACATCATCGTCGGGTATGTTACATACCTTCACCCCGATCCTCTGGAACGCTGGTCGGAAGGTGGCATGGAGGACCTGATAGAACTGGGTGCGATCGAAGTCATCCCCTCCTTTCGAGGTTACAGGGTTGGCTCCCGACTGCTTAAAGTTTCCATGATGGACTCGTATATGGAGAACTACATCATCATCAGTACCGAATATTACTGGCACTGGGATTTAAAAGGAACCGGCCTCAATATTTGGGACTACCGAAAAGTGATGGAAAAGATGATGGCCGCAGGAGGTTTGACCCCCGCCCCGACCGACGATCCCGAGATCATTTCCCACCCGGCCAATTGTTTAATGGTAAAGGTAGGAAGGAACGTTCCCGAAGCTTCTATAGAAGCCTTCGATCGTCTCCGTTTCTTAGCAAGACATCAATACCGCCAGATGAGGAGGTAG